The Anaerolineae bacterium genome has a segment encoding these proteins:
- a CDS encoding aldehyde dehydrogenase family protein, whose translation MTAYLNYISGEWRPARDGATFEDRNPANPDDVIGTFPMSTREDVVEALQAAKQAQRTWAAMPSPQRGEILLRAGLLIESRLDELARILTREEGKTLREATAEVRRAAEIFKFFAGEGRRLSGEVLPSDRAGSFDLTRREPVGVISVLTPWNFPIAIPAWKIAPALIAGNAVVFKPASLSPWIGLELVQALVEAGLPAGVLNMVTGSGGVVGDELVTNPLVDAISFTGSYEVGYRLYQKAASRMVRVQTEMGGKNPLVVLADADLDLAVQLAVIGGYGVTGQACTATSRVIVEEPILDMFTARLKERAERLRVGNGLDPDTEMGPVVSADQLQTDLRYIEIGKQEGARLVAGGDVIEGKKGYFLRPTLFTEVRPDMRIAQEEIFGPIIGVMAARDFDEAVTLANQVQYGLVASICTNDLRRAFQFAEQIEAGVVKINQPTTGLELHAPFGGFKRSSSGTFKEQGRAALDFYTRIKTIYVSYSP comes from the coding sequence ATGACCGCCTATCTAAACTATATTAGCGGGGAGTGGCGCCCTGCTCGAGACGGAGCCACCTTTGAAGATCGCAACCCCGCCAATCCCGACGACGTGATCGGGACGTTCCCGATGTCGACGCGTGAAGATGTGGTCGAGGCCCTGCAAGCGGCTAAGCAAGCTCAGCGCACTTGGGCTGCGATGCCATCACCTCAGCGCGGTGAAATCTTACTGCGGGCGGGGCTGCTGATCGAGTCTCGGCTGGACGAGCTGGCCCGCATCCTCACCCGGGAGGAGGGGAAGACGCTGCGCGAGGCTACCGCTGAGGTGCGACGAGCAGCCGAGATCTTTAAGTTCTTTGCCGGGGAAGGGCGCCGGCTAAGCGGCGAAGTGCTCCCCTCTGATCGCGCGGGCAGCTTTGACCTGACCCGGCGCGAGCCAGTAGGTGTGATCTCCGTCCTCACTCCCTGGAACTTTCCAATCGCTATCCCTGCTTGGAAGATTGCGCCGGCACTCATCGCTGGCAACGCTGTCGTATTCAAGCCAGCTTCGCTGAGCCCTTGGATTGGGCTAGAGTTGGTGCAGGCGCTAGTCGAAGCTGGATTGCCAGCTGGGGTGCTTAATATGGTCACCGGCTCCGGCGGCGTAGTGGGCGATGAGCTGGTCACCAATCCACTAGTGGACGCGATTTCGTTCACTGGCTCATACGAGGTAGGCTACCGGCTGTATCAGAAGGCTGCAAGCCGCATGGTGCGCGTGCAGACCGAGATGGGGGGCAAGAATCCTCTAGTCGTGTTAGCGGATGCCGATTTAGACCTAGCAGTACAGCTCGCAGTGATTGGCGGGTACGGCGTAACAGGGCAGGCATGCACCGCGACCAGCCGAGTGATCGTGGAGGAGCCCATCCTGGACATGTTCACCGCCCGATTGAAAGAACGCGCTGAGCGGCTACGGGTTGGCAATGGGCTAGATCCTGACACAGAGATGGGGCCAGTGGTGAGCGCCGATCAGCTTCAGACCGACCTGCGCTATATCGAAATCGGCAAACAGGAGGGAGCGAGGTTGGTGGCCGGTGGTGACGTCATCGAGGGGAAGAAGGGATACTTCCTACGACCAACCCTGTTCACCGAAGTGCGGCCGGACATGCGGATCGCTCAGGAGGAGATCTTCGGCCCGATAATCGGCGTCATGGCTGCGCGCGATTTCGACGAAGCGGTGACATTGGCCAATCAAGTGCAGTATGGCCTGGTCGCCTCCATTTGCACGAACGATCTTCGGCGCGCCTTCCAATTCGCTGAGCAAATTGAGGCAGGAGTGGTCAAAATCAACCAACCAACGACTGGTCTGGAGCTCCATGCGCCCTTTGGCGGTTTCAAGCGCTCTAGCTCGGGCACCTTTAAAGAGCAAGGAAGAGCAGCACTAGATTTCTATACCCGAATCAAGACAATTTACGTCAGCTATTCGCCGTAA
- a CDS encoding DJ-1/PfpI family protein — protein sequence MASKKILVVLPPRDFDENEFFTLKRMAEARGHKISVASIASGAVESSRGVSVLVDVRLHEVKTYEYDAVVFMGGDGARIYFDDPQARKLASDVKYKTLGATGNATVLLSQAGVLSKKKVTAPPEWADWIVRGGATFTGRPLEIDEKLITAQGPAFVETFANAFLKTIES from the coding sequence ATGGCTTCCAAGAAGATCTTGGTCGTACTACCCCCGCGGGATTTCGACGAGAACGAGTTCTTCACGCTGAAGCGCATGGCCGAGGCGCGCGGTCATAAGATATCCGTTGCCTCAATCGCCTCAGGAGCAGTGGAATCAAGCCGCGGGGTATCTGTGCTAGTGGATGTGCGGTTGCATGAGGTAAAAACGTACGAGTATGACGCGGTGGTCTTCATGGGCGGCGATGGCGCACGCATTTACTTTGATGACCCACAGGCGCGTAAGCTGGCCTCAGATGTCAAATATAAAACACTGGGCGCCACTGGCAATGCGACCGTCCTTCTGTCTCAGGCCGGTGTGCTGAGCAAGAAGAAGGTGACGGCGCCTCCCGAATGGGCCGATTGGATCGTGCGCGGCGGTGCGACTTTCACCGGCCGTCCATTGGAGATTGATGAGAAGCTAATCACAGCCCAAGGTCCAGCTTTTGTCGAAACCTTTGCTAACGCATTTCTGAAGACGATCGAGTCCTGA